Proteins encoded in a region of the Pigmentiphaga litoralis genome:
- a CDS encoding acetate--CoA ligase family protein: MNTFSQLFEPRSIAVVGVSDDAARPGSQAVRALLANGFSGKLYPVNPKYPAFEGLPCFPSVAAIPESIDVVVIGVPAKGVLAVLEDCAAKKVPFAVILSGGFRESGPEGIERERRMLEIAREGNIRLIGPNCLGFVNVHASVYAAFGSMTREPKLQRGSVSLVTQSGGFGYSIALACAEAGIGFRHVVATGNESDIDTIQLIDALLDDDKTQCIVAYIEGTSDGRALLDVGRRALAAGKPVLLWKGGVTEQGARAAASHTASMTGSYDFYRAMFKQTGIVEIAELHEAVDYLRAFAPAKYPAGRGVVVMGVSGGSAIVFADAGERVGMDMIELSPETQARLAEVVPNIGAVHNPIDLTAGYFSKANQDKLELALRAALDDPKAASICVNLATTGKSGCLAAAEVFRKVARDTDKPIVVFSSAPASEVGDALRILDEARIPVFASPSRAARALAVLATYRERQLSIAADTGARLDDAAVVIDPSLAAILGAGGALSEAQSKALLEAAGVPVTKDIIVQDARAAELDSASFPVVVKIVSQDIPHKTEVGGVKVGIADRAALTAAIDEVLGNARQHVPDARIDGVLVAPMIRGGFELIAGVVNDEVFGPVVVVGAGGIYAELLKDTSCRLAPFGIDTARQMLDELQCRPILNGARGKPPLDVDAAARVLASLSQFAWATRDDVMEVDINPLFVLEHGVMAADALVVPFGAQLAH, translated from the coding sequence ATGAACACTTTCAGCCAATTGTTCGAGCCCCGCTCGATTGCCGTCGTCGGTGTGTCCGACGACGCGGCCCGGCCCGGCTCCCAGGCAGTCCGCGCGCTTCTGGCCAATGGATTTTCGGGCAAGCTTTACCCGGTGAATCCCAAGTACCCGGCGTTCGAAGGCTTGCCGTGTTTTCCTTCGGTCGCGGCGATCCCCGAGTCGATCGACGTAGTCGTGATCGGGGTGCCGGCCAAGGGCGTGCTTGCGGTGCTGGAAGACTGCGCAGCCAAGAAGGTGCCCTTCGCGGTGATCCTGAGTGGCGGCTTTCGGGAGAGCGGACCTGAAGGCATCGAGCGCGAGCGTCGCATGCTTGAGATCGCGCGGGAAGGCAATATCCGGCTGATCGGCCCCAACTGCCTGGGCTTCGTCAATGTGCATGCCAGCGTGTATGCCGCCTTTGGCAGCATGACGCGTGAACCCAAGCTTCAGCGCGGCAGCGTCTCGCTTGTGACGCAGAGCGGGGGCTTTGGCTACAGCATCGCCCTGGCGTGCGCCGAAGCCGGCATCGGTTTTCGCCATGTGGTTGCGACGGGCAACGAAAGCGACATCGATACGATCCAACTGATCGACGCGCTGCTCGACGATGACAAGACGCAGTGCATCGTCGCGTATATCGAAGGCACGAGCGACGGGCGGGCCCTGCTCGACGTGGGCCGCCGGGCGCTGGCCGCAGGCAAGCCGGTGCTGCTGTGGAAGGGCGGCGTCACCGAACAAGGCGCGCGCGCGGCGGCGTCGCACACGGCAAGCATGACAGGCAGCTACGATTTCTATCGGGCCATGTTCAAACAGACCGGCATCGTCGAAATCGCCGAACTGCACGAAGCCGTGGATTACCTGCGCGCCTTTGCGCCGGCCAAGTATCCGGCGGGCCGCGGCGTGGTGGTCATGGGAGTGTCGGGCGGGTCGGCCATCGTGTTCGCCGATGCCGGCGAGCGGGTCGGCATGGACATGATCGAACTCAGCCCCGAGACCCAGGCACGCCTGGCCGAGGTGGTGCCCAACATTGGCGCGGTCCACAATCCCATTGACCTGACCGCCGGTTACTTTTCCAAGGCGAATCAGGACAAGCTGGAACTGGCGCTGCGCGCGGCGCTCGATGATCCCAAGGCCGCATCGATCTGCGTCAACCTGGCCACGACCGGGAAATCGGGCTGCCTGGCCGCGGCCGAAGTGTTTCGCAAGGTGGCGCGCGATACCGACAAGCCCATCGTTGTCTTTTCCTCCGCGCCCGCGAGCGAAGTCGGCGACGCCCTGCGCATACTTGATGAGGCCCGGATTCCGGTATTTGCGTCGCCCTCTCGCGCGGCACGTGCCTTGGCCGTGCTGGCCACCTATCGTGAACGCCAGCTGTCGATTGCCGCCGACACCGGTGCGCGCCTTGACGACGCGGCGGTCGTGATCGATCCGTCGCTGGCGGCGATTTTGGGTGCCGGGGGCGCGCTGTCCGAGGCTCAATCCAAGGCCTTGCTCGAAGCTGCTGGCGTGCCGGTCACGAAGGACATCATTGTTCAAGACGCGCGCGCTGCCGAGCTCGACAGTGCGTCCTTTCCGGTGGTCGTGAAGATCGTGTCGCAGGACATCCCGCACAAGACGGAGGTGGGCGGCGTCAAGGTGGGCATTGCCGACCGCGCGGCACTGACCGCGGCCATCGATGAAGTGCTGGGCAATGCCCGCCAGCACGTGCCCGATGCGCGCATCGACGGCGTACTGGTCGCGCCGATGATCCGCGGCGGCTTCGAGTTGATCGCTGGCGTGGTCAACGACGAGGTGTTTGGTCCGGTTGTCGTGGTGGGCGCCGGCGGCATCTATGCCGAATTGTTGAAGGACACGTCGTGCCGGCTGGCGCCGTTCGGGATCGATACCGCGCGCCAGATGCTGGACGAACTGCAGTGCCGTCCGATCCTGAACGGCGCCCGCGGAAAGCCGCCGCTGGATGTCGATGCCGCGGCTCGGGTGCTTGCATCGCTGTCGCAGTTTGCATGGGCAACGCGTGACGACGTCATGGAAGTCGACATCAATCCGCTTTTCGTGCTTGAGCACGGCGTGATGGCGGCGGACGCCCTGGTCGTGCCATTCGGCGCGCAACTGGCGCATTGA
- a CDS encoding rubredoxin produces the protein MTTNEAPSKIWQCILCGFLYEEAMGIPDEGIPAGTRWEDVPDSWICPECSATKADFEMIEI, from the coding sequence ATGACAACCAACGAAGCGCCGTCCAAGATATGGCAATGCATTTTGTGCGGCTTCCTGTATGAAGAGGCGATGGGCATTCCCGACGAGGGCATCCCGGCCGGCACCCGTTGGGAAGACGTGCCCGACAGCTGGATCTGCCCGGAATGCTCGGCCACCAAGGCCGACTTTGAAATGATCGAGATCTGA